One part of the Malus sylvestris chromosome 2, drMalSylv7.2, whole genome shotgun sequence genome encodes these proteins:
- the LOC126583297 gene encoding G-type lectin S-receptor-like serine/threonine-protein kinase CES101, whose translation MAIINLVFLIIFACLWSSHHGRDTLKQGDTLNSSSSLVSASGNFTLSFVVKKIDGSNCSFLAIMRNRESANKAWIGNRNSPVLYPSSPLLTLDFNNTLKISQTDGDQDPIVICSAPHASNNNNTSVVATLLDSGNLVLQQVNSVDGSMNQVILWQSFDYPIDTLLPGMKLGVNNRNGHIWSLSSWSGVFNPAPGSFTLDWDPNQRQLKLRRKGVILQTIGVLKSDRRFEYTSDESLTNFKFSVVSNENEDSVTYTAAEGGSPLELVLYSTGSLYEYSSHRDVVQADKCDGNNTEGGCVGKDRPSECMKEFGGEFELKNGYFEPSNITNTSGELYLFGSSNTDCKATCWQSCDCLGFDFPISDNHTTGCRFWSVDCQFVENITGSGTTNGSFVLPRKSSTPTKPSSQNFIARKLWIVIAIPTALLVTLSCILYQLKRRKFSLSDENSRKIQNELRNFMRSNRRNDHGRGFRNYGRMGHSELSVFSYPSVLAATCNFCEENKLGQGGFGPVYKGKLVTGREIAVKRLSKCSAQGTLEFKNELILISELQHTNLVQLLGFCIHGEERMLIYEYMPNKSLDNFLFDSTRALLDWTKRFSIIEGIAQGLLYLHKYSRMRVIHRDLKTSNILLDENMNPKISDFGMARIFTDNELEANTGRIVGTRGYMSPEYAMEGIFSIKSDVFSFGVLMLEIISGRKNNSFYNDERVLNLVGYTWELWKEGAGIELMDPTLTDSCIRDQFLRCIHVGLLCVEQNAGDRPTISSVISMLTNESVALPMPTKPAFFTERNHVAGGKEPEDMSINCLSNSDIVAR comes from the exons ATGGCTATCATCAACTTAGTTTTCTTGATCATTTTTGCATGCCTGTGGAGTTCCCATCATGGAAGAGACACGCTGAAACAAGGTGACACTCTCAATTCCTCAAGTTCCTTGGTCTCTGCATCGGGCAATTTCACTTTGTCTTTCGTTGTAAAGAAGATAGATGGTTCCAACTGTAGCTTTCTAGCTATCATGCGCAACAGAGAATCTGCAAATAAAGCATGGATTGGCAACCGAAACTCGCCTGTTTTATACCCTTCATCCCCACTACTTACCTTGGACTTCAACAATACATTGAAGATTTCCCAAACAGATGGAGATCAAGATCCTATTGTGATTTGTTCGGCTCCACAtgctagtaataataataatactagtGTTGTGGCTACCCTTTTGGATTCTGGCAATCTTGTACTCCAACAGGTGAATTCTGTGGACGGATCGATGAACCAGGTAATTCTGTGGCAAAGTTTTGATTATCCCATTGATACCCTTCTTCCTGGTATGAAATTAGGTGTGAACAATAGGAATGGCCACATTTGGTCTCTTTCATCATGGTCAGGTGTCTTCAACCCAGCTCCAGGGTCTTTCACCCTTGATTGGGATCCCAACCAACGGCAACTGAAACTGAGGCGAAAAGGGGTTATTCTTCAGACTATCGGAGTCTTAAAATCAGATAGGAGATTTGAATATACATCCGATGAATCCTTGACGAACTTTAAATTTAGCGTTGtttcaaatgaaaatgaagactCCGTTACTTACACTGCTGCAGAAGGTGGCTCTCCACTAGAGTTGGTGTTGTACAGCACTGGGTCACTGTATGAGTATAGTTCACATCGTGATGTTGTACAAGCAGATAAATGCGATGGCAATAACACTGAAGGAGGGTGCGTGGGAAAGGACCGCCCGAGTGAATGTATGAAAGAATTTGGTGGTGAATTTGAGCTCAAAAATGGTTATTTTGAACCAAGCAATATCACTAATACTTCAGGAGAGCTCTACCTGTTTGGTAGTAGTAATACTGATTGTAAGGCTACTTGTTGGCAAAGCTGTGACTGCCTTGGATTCGACTTCCCAATATCTGATAATCACACTACTGGATGCCGATTTTGGAGTGTAGACTGTCAGTTCGTTGAAAACATCACCGGCTCGGGTACTACAAATGGTAGTTTTGTTTTGCCAAGAAAATCAAGCACGCCAACAAAACCTTCATCACAAAATTTTATCG CACGTAAGCTATGGATTGTCATTGCTATTCCCACTGCTCTACTTGTAACGTTGAGTTGCATCTTATATCAGCTAAAACGAAGAAAATTTTCACTTTCAG ACGAGAACAGCAGAAAGATTCAGAATGAATTGCGTAACTTCATGAGATCTAATAGACGTAATGATCATGGTCGTGGGTTTCGAAATTATGGAAGGATGGGGCATTCTGAATTAAGTGTATTTAGCTATCCATCTGTTTTGGCTGCCACTTGCAACTTCTGTGAAGAAAACAAGCTCGGTCAAGGGGGCTTCGGACCTGTTTATAAG GGAAAATTGGTGACGGGACGAGAGATAGCAGTAAAAAGGCTTTCAAAATGTTCAGCACAAGGAACATTGGAGTTTAAGAATGAATTAATACTCATATCTGAACTCCAACATACGAACCTTGTTCAGCTCTTGGGATTTTGCATTCATGGTGAAGAGAGGATGCTGATATATGAGTACATGCCAAACAAAAGTTTGGATAACTTTTTATTTG ATTCTACCAGAGCTCTGCTAGATTGGACGAAGCGTTTCAGTATAATTGAAGGAATTGCTCAAGGATTGCTTTACTTGCACAAATACTCGAGAATGAGAGTAATTCATAGAGATCTGAAAACTAGTAACATATTACTTGATGAAAATATGAACCCCAAAATATCAGATTTTGGTATGGCAAGGATTTTCACCGATAATGAATTGGAAGCAAATACTGGTAGGATTGTTGGGACACG TGGTTACATGTCTCCCGAATACGCCATGGAGGGGATATTTTCAATAAAATCTGATGTCTTCAGTTTTGGGGTGTTAATGCTCGAAATCATAAGTGGCAGAAAAAACAACAGCTTCTACAATGATGAGCGTGTGCTAAATTTAGTAGGATAT ACATGGGAGCTATGGAAAGAAGGCGCAGGGATAGAACTAATGGATCCAACACTAACGGATTCATGTATTCGGGATCAATTTCTTAGATGCATCCATGTCGGTCTACTATGCGTGGAGCAAAATGCAGGTGATCGGCCGACCATCTCCAGTGTGATATCTATGTTGACAAATGAAAGTGTGGCATTACCTATGCCAACAAAGCCAGCATTTTTCACAGAAAGAAATCATGTGGCCGGTGGAAAGGAGCCAGAAGATATGTCGATAAATTGTTTGTCCAATTCCGATATTGTTGCGCGTTGA
- the LOC126603491 gene encoding uncharacterized protein LOC126603491, translating into MERDIERKAWQTGRKTFSAALQRVGDFDHAFYSPQRSLPSLLRDPFDPCFLIFSISASRSSRPLILHPISLAFKSEAIMVRFHVVHERLGQALEGLPDELCLSDEVEKQIFYQFKLFSLCCTRLI; encoded by the exons atGGAGAGAGATATAGAGCGGAAAGCATGG CAAACAGGCCGTAAAACATTCTCAGCTGCTCTGCAACGGGTTGGCGACTTCGATCATGCGTTCTACAGTCCGCAGCGATCTCTTCCATCTCTGCTTCGTGATCCCTTCGATCCCTGCTTCCTCATCTTTTCGATTTCTGCTTCACGATCTTCTCGCCCCCTCATCCTGCACCCAATTTCTCTAGCCTTCAAGAG CGAGGCAATCATGGTTAGATTTCATGTGGTTCATGAAAGACTCGGTCAGGCTTTAGAAGGTTTGCCTGATGAACTTTGCCTATCAGATGAAGTTGAGAAAcag ATCTTTTATCAATTCAAACTATTCTCGCTTTGCTGCACACGATTGATATAA